The sequence CCGCGTTCCATGCCACTTGGTGGCTGCTGACGTAGCGGCCGGTGTAGGCCGACATCCGCGATGGGCCGCAGATGGTGCCTTGGGTGTAGGCGCGGCTGAAACGCACGCCGGCTGCTGCCAGACGGTCGATATTGGGGGTGTGCAGATGGGCGTGGCCGTAGCACGAGAGGTAATCGCGGCGCAGTTGGTCGCACATGATGTAGAGCACGTTGCGTACGGGTTGGGGGTGGGGCATGAGGGTTCACCGATCGAGGGACAGGTGAGGGTTTTCGCTGGTTGGGTGGGGGGAGGCAAGTGCATTTGGGGAATGGGGGTTATGCAGTGTTTGCATGGGTTGGGGGCATATCCATTTTTTTGGTGATGGCGGCTATTGGTTCCGCTCTTACAGCGGGTCACTTTGGAAAAGCCCCAAAGTAACCAAAGGGCTCTTGCCCCACCACTCGGTACCTCGCCGTGGCTCGGCATGTCTTCACTCCGGCATTGCTCCGTGGGCCGCCGCAATGGGCCATCCCTGGCCCAGTGCGGCTAAACCGGCGTCCTGCCGGTTTACCCACGGATCAATGCCTGCGTTCAGCCAGCGTGGTTTAACGGGGCGCCTAAGATCAAAGTCAAAAGCAGATCAAGAACACAGCGGCCTACCGGCCGGCTTGAGTGGTGTGAAGCCAAGGCAAAATCAAATGCGGGCACGGTCTACTGTGGGAGCTGGCTTGCCTGCGATGCAGGCAACTCGGTCTTTCAGGAACACCGAGGTGATGCCATCGCAGGCAAACCAGCTCCCACAGAAAAGCAAAAAAAGCAGCTTGGCTGTTGATCTGCTCTGCTCTGCTCTGCTCTGCTCTGCTCTGCTCTGCTCTGCTCTGCTCTGCTCTGCTCTGCTCTGCTCTGCTCTGCTCTGCTCTGCTCTGCTTTTGATTTTGATCTGGGCGCCCCGTTAAACCACGCTGGCTGAACGTAGGCATTGATCCGTGGGTAAACCGGCAGGACGCCGGTTTAGCCGCACTGGGCCAGGGATGGCCCATTGCGGCGGCCCACGGAGCAATGCCGGAGAGAAGGCACACCGAGCACTAGCGAGGTGCCAAGTGGTGGGGCAAGAGCGCTTTGGTTACTTTCGCGCTTTTCGAAAGTGACCCGCTGTAAGAGCGGAACCAATAGCCGCCGTGACCGCAGCAACGGATATGTACACAGCCCCCCACAACAGCCCATTCAAACCGCAAAATTCTCCAACACACACACCTCCTCATCCTCCTCATCAACCGCCTTGATCTGCTCAATCATCGCCTCCGCCAGCGGCGACAACCGATACCCCGCACGACTGACAATGCCATAGCGGGTATAACGCTCCTCCAGATCCTCGGCCAACCCTTCAATCTTCAAGCACACCAACTCACCCCGAGCCATGCGCAGCACATCGCTGTTGGCACTGACGATGCCAATGGCGTCGGACCGCAACACCACCCCCAACAAGCTGTACCCGTTTTCGCATTCGACATTGGGGATGTAATCGGGCCGCCCGCTGAGGTCGACGATGACCTTGCGTAAGTTCGGCGGGCGGATGGTCACGGCCAGGGGATAACTCATCAGCTCGGCCGCGCTCACGCTGTTCAGTTGGGCCAGCGGGTGCCCGGCACGACAGCAGAAGTGCCATTTGCGCGGGCGCAGGCGGTACGTCTGGTAGTCCGGGTTGGCTTCGAAGTGGCGGGTATCGGCGACGAAAAATTCGAACTCTTCGCTGAGCAGGCGCTTGCTCAGGCTTTGCCAATCGTCCACCTGGAACTGCACTCGCGCCTTGGGATAACGCCCGATAAAACTGCCGATGGCTCGGGGGATCAACCCAGCCGCCGGCGCCGGGCCGCAGCCGAAACGTAATTCGCCAGCTTCCAGGCCATTGAACTGGCTGATCTCGTTAGCCAGTTGCTGTGCACCACTGACCAGCCGTCGTGCATGTTCAAGCAGCACCTGGCCTTGCTTGGTTGGCGCCAGGTCCTTGCGCCCGCGATCCACCAGTTGGCACCCGGCGCTGTGTTCAAGGGCCTGAATGCTCCGGCTGAACGCCGATTGCGACAGGTTCACCGTCAACGCGGCCGCGACAAAACTGCGCTGTTCGGCGAGGGCGATGAAGTGGCGAAGTTGGCGCAGATCGATATGCATTTTTCACATTAAAAATATCGGGGAAATGCATTGGCTATGCATTAGGTCGACTCCTTATAAAGGCTATCTCTTATGCAGTAAATGTTTGTAAAAACATAAATAAATAACCATATGGAATATGCGTTGCTGCCTATTTCCTGATGCCGGAGCCGCTTATGAGCCTGTTGACGCCCGCTGTCCCTTCCTCTCCCTTGCGGCTCAAGCGCCTGCCCCTGGCGTTGTTGCTGGCCGGCAGCGCGAGTTGGTCCCACAGCCAGGCGGCTGAAACCACGGACGCCGTGCCTGCGCCTGCCAGCAAGGGCCAGAGCGCCAGCGGCCAGTTGGAAACCGTCACGGTCACGGCTCGCCGCCGTACCGAAAGTGCACAGGACGTGCCCACGCCTATGAGCGTGATCGGCGGCCAGGCGTTGGAGAGTCAGCGGGTCTACCGGATTCAGGATTTGCAGCAATTGGTGCCCAGCGTCAATGTCGCCTATATGCACGCACGTCAGTCCAGCGTGTCGATTCGCGGGCTGGGCAACAACCCGGCCAGTGACGGCCTGGAAGGCAGCGTCGGGTTGTACATCGATAACGTGTATCTCGGCCGGCCAGGGATGGCGGTATTCGACCTGATGGACATCGAACAGCTCGAAGTATTACGTGGCCCGCAAGGCACGCTGTTCGGCAAGAACACCACGGCGGGGGTGATCAATATCAGCACCCGTGCGCCGAGTTTTACCCCGGAGCGCAGCATCGAAACCTCGCTGGGTGAGGACGGTTACTTCCAAACCAAAGGTACGATTTCAGGGCCACTCACTGACGAATTGGCGGGACGTTTCTCCGCCTATCGCACCCGCAGCGACGGCGATATCAAGAACGAATACGACGGCCACGACCTCAACGGCGGCTCACGCCAGGGCTTTCGCGGGCAACTGCTGTACAAGCCCAGCGAGGCGTTCAACCTGCGCTGGATCGGCGATTATAACGAAGAGGATTCCAGCGCCGGTACCCGTGTGTTGTACAACACCGGGCCGACCATCAACGGCACCAACCTCTATGAGTCGCGGGCGGCTGCGGCGGGGGCAACTCTGGTGGACGGTACCCATCGCAAGGTCAATCTGGACGGCCAGCAGCACGTCACCGTGTTCCAGGGTGGCACGTCGCTGGAAGCCAACTGGACCCTGCCCAGTGACTTCACCCTGACCTCGGTCAGTAGTTATCGCTGGTGGAATTTCACCCCGCGCAACGATGACGGCCTCAACGTGCCGACGTCCTATAACGCCGGCGTGTCGGTGGAAGACAAGCAGTGGTCCCAGGAATTTCGCCTGGCGTCGCCCACCGGCGGCTTCTTCGATTACGTGCTCGGCGCCTATTACTTCGGCTCTGACCTGGACAACAAATCCTTCGCCTATTACGGGCCCAAGGCCGACATCTGGAATGGCACGCCCACGGGCGCCTTGAACAACGTCAGCAGCGTTGGCAACGGGCATATCCGCACCGACAGTTTTGCCCTGTTCGCCCAAGGCACCTGGCACCTGACCGAGCGTTTGGATTTCACCGCCGGCCTGCGTGGTACCTACGAAGAGAAAAGCGCCTGGGTTACCCGCAATGCACCCGTTGGTGGCGCTGCGGTAACCGGCGCCGCCGCGACTGCCCGACGCGGTCGCGCCGGCGCCTATGACTCCGGCGACCTCAACCAATACAGCACCAGCCCGTCCGGCCTGTTGAACCTCAGCTATCGCTTTACCGACAACCTGCTGGGTTACGCGACCTTGTCCCATGGCGAGAAGTCCGGTGGCGTCAACCTGGCGGTGGGCTCTGCGCCGACGGCTGGGGCGGACTCATTGCTGATCGGTACCGAGCGCGCCAACAACGCCGAGTTGGGTTTCAAAAGCACCTTGTGGGACCGGCGTTTGCAGCTCAACGCCAACCTGTTCTGGACCCAGGTCAACGGCTACCAGACCAACGCCTACGACGACAGCAACCGCGTGCAGTACCTGACCAACGCCGGTTCGGTGCGCTCACGGGGCGTGGAGGTGGAAAGTACTCTGGTGCCGATCAAAGGCCTGACACTGAACGTCAACGGCTCCTTTAACGACGTGAGCTATCTGTCTTACAAGGATGCGCCTTGCCCACCGGAAGTCAGCCTGCGCCCTGGTGCGCCGGCTTCGTGCGACCTCAGCGGACATCAAGTGGTGGGGGCTTCAAAGTGGATTGCCAACGCCAATGGCGAATACAAATGGAACCTGGATAACGGCTTCGAACCCTATGTCACCGCCAGCTACGCCTTCCGCTCCAAGGCGGTGGGCACGGTCGAGGATTCGGACTACGGGCAGATCCCCAGCTACGCGGTGGTCAACCTGTCTACCGGGTTGCGCGGCAATTACCAGCAAGGGCAGTGGGACGTGTCGTTGTGGCTGAAAAATGCCTTCGACAAGACCTACTACACCACCCTGTGGACTGCCGGCAACGGTGGTTATGAAGGGCTGCTGGGCACTCCGCGCACGCTGGGGGTGACTGGGCGCTACGACTTCTAGCCGGGCACGGCGGCGGTGCGGTAGGTCGCCGGGCTGAACACCCGGGTCACCACCAGCATCGCTACCACGGTCACCATCAGCACCACCCAGGCGCTGACGAAACTGCCGGTCAGTGCGCGCAGCCAGCCGGTCAGCCACGGCGAAATGGCGTTGATCAAAAAGCCTACGCCTTGCACAAACGCCGCCAGTTGCCCGGCTTCCCGAGGGTCGCGGCGGTGGTCGAGCGTCAGCAGCAGGCTAAGCGCAAAGCAGGCGCCAAGGCCGAAACCGATCAGTGCCACCCACAGGTGCGGCTGTTGCAACGGCGCCATCAGCAAACCGAGATATCCCACCGCCTGGGCCAGCAGGCTGATGCCCAACAAGGGCCGACGGTCGACACCCCGTTGGGCCAGGGCTGGCATCAGCAGCGCAGCAATCACCTGGAAAATCGTCATGAAGGCCAGCAGCGAACCGCTGGGCAACACGCCCCAACCCAGTTGTTGGTAGTAGGCTGGCAGCCACGCCACCATGCTCATATAACCGCAATTGACCAGGCCAAAATACACCGCCAACAACCACGCCCGACGATTGCGCAAGCCTTTGAACGGCGTTGTGATCTGCTGACTTTTTGCCGCGCCCAATGGCAGCCACACCCATAACAGCAGGGCGCCCAGTGCCGGCAGCAACCAGATCCCCAGGCCTGCTTGCCAGTGTTGGAATTGGCTGGCGACCACTGGGCTAAGCAATGCCGCCAAACCCCCGCCGCCCATCAACGAGGCCGAATACACCCCCATCGCCAGGGGCACCTGCTGATGAAACTGGCGCTTGATCATCGCCGGCACCAGCGCCTGGATCAGTGCTACGCCGGCACCGCCCAGCAACGCCGTCGCCAGCAGCGCTGCCGCCTGGCCAAACAGCCAGCGCGCCAGGCAGGCCAACAGAATCATCATCAGGCCCAGGGCAATGCCGCGGCGTTCCCCCAATTGCGCTTCCACGCGTACGCCCACCAGCGCCACCAAGCCCATGCAGATCACCGGCAGACTAGTGAGCAGGGCACTGCTCTGGAAACTCAGGCCGGTGGCCAGGCGAATCTCTCCCAGCAGCGGGCTGATGGAACTGAGGATCGGCCGCAGGTTGAGCCCCAGCACCACCAACAAACCCCAGCCAGCCAGCTTGCCGGCCAGTGAATTATTCAGCGTCATGCAAGGCCTGCCAGTCGTGATAAAGGGTGGCCATGGCGGCCTGTGGCACATGTTCGATGGCCAGGCGCTGCTCGGTCAGGGGCAGTGCGAGCTGCTGATAAATGGCTGCGGTCGACAAGCCAAATGGCGCCGCGACTTCATTGCTGGCGGCGAACACCACCCGTGATACGCCACTCAGGTACATCGCGCTCAAGCACATCGGGCAGGGCTGGCCGCTGGCGTAGATCACACAGTCTTGCAGGCGGGCACCCAAGCGTTGGCTGGCCGTGCGGATCGCCAGCATCTCTGCATGAGCGGTGGGGTCCTGGCTCAGGTGGATCTCGTTGACGGCCTCCACCAACACTTCGCCGTTATAGGTCAGTACCGCACCAAACGGACGGCCGCCATCGGCCACGTTGTGTCGGGCCAACGCTACGGCGCGCTGCAAATGGCGTTGATCGTCAGTCATGGAAAGCCTCCGGGTGCAATGAAGGGTGAAGTATGGGCAGCCTGCGGAGTATTCTGAAATTAAATATAACCATGCCAATCAGTGGCAAATGGAATGGTGATGCCCATGTTCGATCCTGTGTTGTTACGCAGTTTTGTCGCCGTCGCTGATTGCGGCAATTTCACCCGCGCGGCCGAGCGCCTGCACCTGACCCAGTCCACTGTCAGCCAACAGATTCGGCGTCTGGAGGAGGGCCTGGGTTATGTGCTGTTGGATCGCGATCAGCGTCGTGTGGTTGCCACCGCCGAGGGTGAGCGCCTGTTGGCCTACGCGCGGCGAATCCTGGCGCTGCACGAAGAAGCGGCCGACGTCATGGCCAATCAGCAAAGTGACGGCGTGCTGCGCCTGGGTGTGCCCGAGGACTTTGCGGCCGAGCGACTGATGCCGTTGCTCTCGGCCTTTGTCGTGGCTTATCCACGGGTGCGTCTGGAGGTCACCAGTGGATTGGGGCCTGAGCTGCTGCGCCAGTATCGCGGCGGTGAATTCGATGTGTTGTTGGTCAAGCAGATGGGCGACAGCGATGACTGCCTGGCGTCATGGCCGGAACCGTTGTGCTGGGTCGACAGCCGCAGTACGCCGTCCCTGGGCCGTGATCCACTGCCGCTGGTGGCGTTTCCCGTAGGCGGTTTGTACCGTAATGAAATGCTCCATCATCTGGAAGTCGGCGGTTGGCGTTGGCGCATCGGTTATTCCAGCGCGAGCCTGGCCAGCGTCTGCTCGGCAGTAGCTGCGGGGCTGGGGATCAGTCTGCTGCCGGTACGGGTGGTGCAAGCCGGGCATGTGATGCTCGGGCCAGACAGTGGTTTGCCGGCAGTGCAGGGCGTGCGCCTGGCGTTATATGGACGTACTGGCTTGGGAGCGGCGGGGCAGACATTGCAGCGTCAGTTGCTGGCGTTGTGTGGGCGTAATCCGCGCTGAATGGATGCCTTTGGCGAATATTTCTTATGCCTGTAGAGCATTGGAATTCAGCGCCTGGGCGCTAGCCCACGAACGGCGTGGCTTTGCCGTGTGTGTCGATTTTCAATATGCGATTTAAGTCTATGTATAACTTTAAAGATTACTTTAAGAGATAAGCGTCTGGCCCCGATGATTCAGCCCTCGACGGCCGCCCAGGCAGGCCTGTCGGTTTTTTTGCTTAAAGACCGTAGGGAGTTAATCAATGGGCAATGTCCAGACCGCTGCCAGTGCACAAGAGGCGCTATGGCGCCAGGCACCGGGTGGTGAGTTGGTCGACCTTGGCCGGCCGCACCGCGTACCGTTGGGGCAGTTGCGTTTGCAGAGAGCCCCCAAGCGCATCTTGAGCCGGCGTGAAGGGATTCTGCTGGGGATTCTCGTACTCGCGCTGCATGGCGCAGTGATCTATTGGATCAGCCAGAAAGAAACGCCGGTGCTGCCGATTGTGCCGCCGGAAATTCCACCGATGACCATAGAATTCTCCCAACCGGCACCCCCGGTTGTGGAGCCGCCGCCACCAGTTCCACCACCGCCGCCGCCCCCTGTGGTCGAGCCACCGCCGCCGGTGGTGGATGAGTTGGCGGCCAAACCGGCGCCCCCCAAACCGATTCCGAAACCCAAGCCCAAACCGGTCCCTAAACCCGAGCCCAAGCCTGCACCCAAAGCCGTCGAGCAACCGCCCGCGCCACCGCAACCGGCACCGCCTGCACCCGCGGCTGCACCCGCCGCACCGGCACCGGTCACACCGGCCTCGGCCAACGCCGCGTACCTGAAGAAC is a genomic window of Pseudomonas sp. ADAK18 containing:
- a CDS encoding CynX/NimT family MFS transporter: MTLNNSLAGKLAGWGLLVVLGLNLRPILSSISPLLGEIRLATGLSFQSSALLTSLPVICMGLVALVGVRVEAQLGERRGIALGLMMILLACLARWLFGQAAALLATALLGGAGVALIQALVPAMIKRQFHQQVPLAMGVYSASLMGGGGLAALLSPVVASQFQHWQAGLGIWLLPALGALLLWVWLPLGAAKSQQITTPFKGLRNRRAWLLAVYFGLVNCGYMSMVAWLPAYYQQLGWGVLPSGSLLAFMTIFQVIAALLMPALAQRGVDRRPLLGISLLAQAVGYLGLLMAPLQQPHLWVALIGFGLGACFALSLLLTLDHRRDPREAGQLAAFVQGVGFLINAISPWLTGWLRALTGSFVSAWVVLMVTVVAMLVVTRVFSPATYRTAAVPG
- a CDS encoding TonB-dependent receptor, which gives rise to MSLLTPAVPSSPLRLKRLPLALLLAGSASWSHSQAAETTDAVPAPASKGQSASGQLETVTVTARRRTESAQDVPTPMSVIGGQALESQRVYRIQDLQQLVPSVNVAYMHARQSSVSIRGLGNNPASDGLEGSVGLYIDNVYLGRPGMAVFDLMDIEQLEVLRGPQGTLFGKNTTAGVINISTRAPSFTPERSIETSLGEDGYFQTKGTISGPLTDELAGRFSAYRTRSDGDIKNEYDGHDLNGGSRQGFRGQLLYKPSEAFNLRWIGDYNEEDSSAGTRVLYNTGPTINGTNLYESRAAAAGATLVDGTHRKVNLDGQQHVTVFQGGTSLEANWTLPSDFTLTSVSSYRWWNFTPRNDDGLNVPTSYNAGVSVEDKQWSQEFRLASPTGGFFDYVLGAYYFGSDLDNKSFAYYGPKADIWNGTPTGALNNVSSVGNGHIRTDSFALFAQGTWHLTERLDFTAGLRGTYEEKSAWVTRNAPVGGAAVTGAAATARRGRAGAYDSGDLNQYSTSPSGLLNLSYRFTDNLLGYATLSHGEKSGGVNLAVGSAPTAGADSLLIGTERANNAELGFKSTLWDRRLQLNANLFWTQVNGYQTNAYDDSNRVQYLTNAGSVRSRGVEVESTLVPIKGLTLNVNGSFNDVSYLSYKDAPCPPEVSLRPGAPASCDLSGHQVVGASKWIANANGEYKWNLDNGFEPYVTASYAFRSKAVGTVEDSDYGQIPSYAVVNLSTGLRGNYQQGQWDVSLWLKNAFDKTYYTTLWTAGNGGYEGLLGTPRTLGVTGRYDF
- a CDS encoding energy transducer TonB, which translates into the protein MGNVQTAASAQEALWRQAPGGELVDLGRPHRVPLGQLRLQRAPKRILSRREGILLGILVLALHGAVIYWISQKETPVLPIVPPEIPPMTIEFSQPAPPVVEPPPPVPPPPPPPVVEPPPPVVDELAAKPAPPKPIPKPKPKPVPKPEPKPAPKAVEQPPAPPQPAPPAPAAAPAAPAPVTPASANAAYLKNPAPEYPSLAQRRGWEGTVLLRVHVLASGKPGEIQIQKSSGRQQLDDAALTAVKRWSFVPAKQGDVAQDGWVSVPIDFKIH
- a CDS encoding LysR family transcriptional regulator, producing the protein MFDPVLLRSFVAVADCGNFTRAAERLHLTQSTVSQQIRRLEEGLGYVLLDRDQRRVVATAEGERLLAYARRILALHEEAADVMANQQSDGVLRLGVPEDFAAERLMPLLSAFVVAYPRVRLEVTSGLGPELLRQYRGGEFDVLLVKQMGDSDDCLASWPEPLCWVDSRSTPSLGRDPLPLVAFPVGGLYRNEMLHHLEVGGWRWRIGYSSASLASVCSAVAAGLGISLLPVRVVQAGHVMLGPDSGLPAVQGVRLALYGRTGLGAAGQTLQRQLLALCGRNPR
- a CDS encoding nucleoside deaminase — protein: MTDDQRHLQRAVALARHNVADGGRPFGAVLTYNGEVLVEAVNEIHLSQDPTAHAEMLAIRTASQRLGARLQDCVIYASGQPCPMCLSAMYLSGVSRVVFAASNEVAAPFGLSTAAIYQQLALPLTEQRLAIEHVPQAAMATLYHDWQALHDAE
- a CDS encoding LysR family transcriptional regulator, producing the protein MHIDLRQLRHFIALAEQRSFVAAALTVNLSQSAFSRSIQALEHSAGCQLVDRGRKDLAPTKQGQVLLEHARRLVSGAQQLANEISQFNGLEAGELRFGCGPAPAAGLIPRAIGSFIGRYPKARVQFQVDDWQSLSKRLLSEEFEFFVADTRHFEANPDYQTYRLRPRKWHFCCRAGHPLAQLNSVSAAELMSYPLAVTIRPPNLRKVIVDLSGRPDYIPNVECENGYSLLGVVLRSDAIGIVSANSDVLRMARGELVCLKIEGLAEDLEERYTRYGIVSRAGYRLSPLAEAMIEQIKAVDEEDEEVCVLENFAV